Proteins from one Chroococcidiopsis sp. CCMEE 29 genomic window:
- a CDS encoding sucrose-phosphate phosphatase, protein MKPFLFVTDLDNTLVGDDQALTKLNRQLSQHRQEYGTKIVYATGRSLTLYRQLQADKDLLQPDATIAAVGTEIYLNGSDTPDPAWSEKLSHKWNRDRIVATTAHFADLVPQPDSEQRPFKVSFFLTEAIAAEVMPQLQSLLEKQGLDIKLIYSTGQDLDILPRHSDKGLAMQFLRQQWEIDPAQTVVCGDSGNDIALFAGAERGIIVGNASYELLQWHNDNPADHHYLAEAACAGGILEGLNYFGFLE, encoded by the coding sequence GTGAAACCATTTCTTTTCGTCACCGATTTAGACAACACCCTCGTGGGTGATGACCAAGCATTGACAAAACTGAATCGCCAACTGAGTCAGCATCGCCAAGAATACGGGACAAAGATAGTTTATGCCACTGGGCGATCGCTAACCCTTTATCGGCAACTGCAAGCCGATAAAGATCTTCTCCAACCCGATGCTACGATCGCCGCTGTGGGAACAGAAATCTACCTCAACGGCAGTGACACCCCAGACCCCGCTTGGTCAGAAAAGCTCTCCCACAAGTGGAACCGCGATCGGATAGTAGCCACTACGGCACATTTTGCTGACCTCGTTCCTCAGCCAGACTCAGAACAGCGCCCCTTTAAAGTCAGTTTTTTCTTAACAGAAGCGATCGCGGCAGAAGTAATGCCACAGTTACAGTCTTTGTTGGAAAAGCAGGGTTTAGATATCAAGCTGATCTATAGTACCGGGCAAGACCTAGATATTCTGCCCCGCCATAGCGATAAAGGTTTGGCAATGCAGTTTCTGCGTCAGCAATGGGAAATTGACCCAGCACAAACAGTGGTGTGTGGTGACTCTGGCAATGACATCGCTCTCTTTGCTGGAGCGGAACGCGGCATTATTGTCGGCAATGCTAGCTATGAATTATTGCAATGGCACAATGACAACCCAGCAGACCATCATTACTTGGCTGAGGCTGCCTGTGCAGGTGGTATCCTGGAAGGCTTAAATTATTTCGGCTTCTTGGAATGA